The Blastocatellia bacterium genomic interval CGCTTTTGGTATTTTTGGGATTGTAAGACTTTTCATAAAATAGTGCTAGTCTGGCTGGAAAAGTCTACTAGAATAAAATAGATAAAATGCTAGTTTTGTAAATAAATTATAGTAAAATCTAAAAGATAGTTACTTAAAGTTACTTAAAGCAATATTAATTATAAAATTATGGCTAAATTAAAAATAATCTCTCAATCCTTGCCAACACGTTGTGAAATTTGTCATCAAACAGATCAATTTGATGCAGAAACAGGTTATTGCTCCCGTTGTTTTGTTGTAATTGTTGGAGAAAATCCATCTATAAATCTCTCAAAAATAGAAAGTAATGAAAAAATATTTACTAAAACTAAGAAAATATCTAAACCTAAAGAAGTTACTTTAGAAGTAAATAATAATGGAATAACTATATCTTATAGCACTTTTGATAAAGATACAGTCTTAGGATTATCAGTATTCTTATTAGTTATTAGCGCAATTATTTATTTTGGTTTTTACTGGGTTGGAGGAGTATTAGCCTTAATGATGGGCTACGCGCTACTAGCAACTGTTCTAAATACTAGAGTAATAAAAGTAGACAAAGATAAAATAGATGTTTTGGAAGGCCCGTTTCCTATGGGTATCAATAAAGAGGTAAAAGTTAATCTTATTAAACACCTTTTCTACAAGAAAAATTCTTTGGATGATTATCAACTACAAGCAGTTTTAATAAATAATAATGTTATTGAAATATTACCAAATATCATTACTAAAAAAATTGCCAAATATCTAAAAAGTCAAATTGAAAAATATTTAGATATTCCTGAAAAACCAAATTGAAAAATAATTAAAATAATTAATTTAATAAACTTAGGAAAAATATTTTATGAATGAGATGATACGCACTTTTATTTGTATTGAACTGCCAAACAACTTAAAAACACAATTAGAAAAAGTAACAGAAGAACTAAAAAAACAAAGTAAAGCAAAAATTAGCTGGGTTAAAGCTAGTAATTTACATTTGACTCTAAGATTTTTAGGAGACGTTACTAAAGATCAAGTTTCTACTATTAAATCTTGTGTTGAACAAGCTAGCCAAAATACAAATAGCTTTGCCATTACTGCATCTGGACTAGGAACTTTTCCAAATACAAAACGGCCTAGAGTGTTTTGGATTGGCATTAATGACACAAGCAAAAGTTTATTATCATTGCAAAAGCATATAGAACAAGAATTAGTCAAAGCAGGTTTTGGTAGATCAGATTATCCATTTTCGCCACACCTTACCCTAGGGCGAGTTAAAGAAGGTAATGCACAGGAACTAGCTGAGAAATTATCAACAATGAAATTTGATCCAATAAATTTTGATGTTTCAGAACTTATTGTTATGCGTAGCGATTTAAGAGCAGGTGGATCACTTTACACTAGACTAGCAACTATAAAATTACTTAAAGAAAATTAATTAGCTGTAAAAAATTCCTCTTATAGCCAATGTCGTCTTTATTAAAGCTATTTCGCTTTACTCAGTAAAGATTTATGTAGACTGAAAACTTTATTTACTTACTTAAATAAGTAAGTTATAAACAGGAGGAATTTATATGGCGTTATCAGGAACAATGACAGTTGATATTAAACAAGGCAAGTCAATAACTGGGAGAGGAACGCTAGATTGGGATAATAGCGGCCAAGTTTGGTTTGATTATAGCGCGAAAAACTACCCTACTTCTATTGATTGGAAAAAAGCTACAAACTTAACTTTTACACCTGATGTAGGGAAAGTTAAGACTTATTCGGCATCAGAAACAGAGTATTTTTTTAATGGCGGTTGGGTTGGGCCAAGACTTGTACTTAAAAGAGCTAACAGAGTTTAGTTATTTGTAATTATTTGGGACGGTGTTGTCCCATAAACGGTCAAAATTTTAGAATTAGCATTTAATAATAATAAAAATAACTACTTTATTTTCTTAGACTAGGGAGAAATAAAATCTTTGGCATAGGAATTGACATTAAAATAATTGCGAATCGGGGACTAGGGATTGGCGGAGTGTAATGCGTTATCTAAATATTTACCAGTCCCCGATTTCTATTTTTAAAGCATTTTTAATTTCTGGAGGCATTTACTATGCAGCTTTTTATTAAAGATCTCCAATATGGCTTTCGGATGTTAAAAAAGCATTGGGCTGTGTCAATCATTGCAATAATTGCTCTAGCTTTAGGTATTGGTGCTAATAGTGCTATTTTTAGTGTAGTAAATGCTGTGCTGCTTCAACCCCTACCTTATGAAGAAGCAGAGAGATTAATCTTTCTCTCAGAAAAAAGCTCTCAATTAGACAACATGTCTATTGCTTATCCTAATTTTGAGGATTGGCGAGATCAAAATAGAGTTTTTGAATCTATAGGGGTATTTCGTAATCAAAGCTATAACCTTGTAGGCGAAGGAGAACCCGAACGAATAGCAGGTTCTCAGGCTTCACGGGAAATGTTTGTAGCATTAAGAGCAAAGCCAATACTAGGACGTATTTTTTTACCAGAAGAAGATAAACCAGGTGCAAGCCCTGTTGTTATATTAAGTTATCAACTATGGCAAAGCCGCTTTGGTGGTCAAAGTGATATTTTAGGGAAAAATCTAACACTTAATAACCAAAGCTATACAGTTATTGGAGTTATGCCACCAAAATTTGAATTTCCTCGTCAAGTAAGACTTTGGACTCCTGTTGGATTAAGTGCGAGTGACCCTAATTGGAATCGAGGAAACCATCCTGGTTTATATGGTGTAGCTAGATTAAAGCCTAATGTCACAATAGAACAAGCTGATAAAGACTTAGCTACAATTGCCGCAGAGTTAGAAGAACTTCATCCTAAAACTAACCCAGATAATAAAGTAGTAGTAGTTTCATTGTATGAGCGAGCTACTAGAGATGTACGACCAGGCTTATTACTGCTTTTAGCTGCTGTTGGAGCAGTTTTGCTAATTGCTTGTGCTAATGTAGCTAATTTAATGCTTGCACGTGCTGTAAGCCGTGGTAAAGAAATAGCTATTCGTAGTGTTTTAGGTGCAAATCGCTTAAGAATAATTCGACAACTCTTAACAGAAAGCTTGATTTTGTCATTAACTGGAGGATTATTTGGCCTGCTAATTGCAATTTGGGGAATTGATGCTTTAATAGCTTTTGCTGGACTAGAAAACATGCCTCGCGTGTCTGATATTAAAGTAGATGGATATGTGCTAGCTTTTACTTTGGGCCTATCTTGTGCAACAGGGATAATTTTTGGTTTAGTTCCGGCCCTACAAGCTACAAAACTAGATTTAACCGAATCATTAAAAGAAACAAGCCGTAACACTACCAGCCAACAACAACAAAAATTGCGTAGTTTGTTAGTAATAGGTGAAATTGCTATTGCACTAGTTTTATTAATTAATGCAGGGCTTTTTATTAAAAGCTTTGTTAATTTACAAAGGCTAGATACAGGGTTTAATCCAGATAGCATTCTTACTATGACTGTTAATTTACCTAAAACAAAGTATCCAGAGCCTACTGACCGCATAAACTTTCATAATCAATTACTTACGAAATTAGCGGCTGTACCAGGGATAAAATCTGTAGCTACAATCAATAGACTTCCACTGCAAAACGGAGGTAATCAAACCAGTTTTTCTACAGAAGATTTTCCTGTAACAGATGGCAAATTACCTTTAACAGAATTTGGAGCAATTTCACCAGATTACTTTAATACAATGGGGATAAAGCTAATTGCTGGGAGGTTTTTTACTGAGCAAGATAAAGCTGATACTCCTGCGGTAGCAATTATAGATGAGCGTTTTGCTAAACGCTTTTGGCCCAACACTTCAGCAGTAGGTAAAAGGCTAAAAAGTGGTGATCATACTAAGGAAAATCCTTGGATGGAGATTATTGGAGTAGTTTCTAGCATTCGTTATGATGAATTAACAGAAGATGAACACTTAATTCATATGTATCGCCCATATAATCAAACACCTATTAGCCAAATAAATTTAGCTATTAAAACCATGACGGATCCGCTAGGTTATTCTAGTGCTATTCGTAGTGAAATTTTAGCTATAGATAAAGATCAACCAACTTTTGATATTAAAACAATGAATCAAAGAGTAGGCGATTCAATTGCTTCTCGGCGTATTGGAATTGTTTTATTAAGTCTATTTTCAACAATTGCTTTAGTGCTTTCATCAGTGGGGATTTATGGCGTAATGTCCTACTCTGTTTCACAGCGCACACATGAAATAGGCATTCGTATGGCACTAGGTGCGCAAACACAAGATGTAGTAGGAATGGTAATTAAACAAGGAATGAAACTAGCCTTAATTGGTGTAGGGATTGGTTTAATAGGAGCAATAGCTTGTAGTCGTGCTATCAGTAGCCTTCTTTATGGTGTTAGCACTACGGATCCAATAACTTTTATTTTAGTTTCAGGCTTTTTAATCTTAGTCGCTTTAATTGCTTGTTATATTCCAGCACGTCGAGCCACAAAAGTTGATCCACTTGTTGCACTGCGTTATGAATAATAATTGTGCCAACTCTAAAATATCATAATCAAAAACTTATATACATTTTTAGCTTGAGATTTGTCTCTTAGGCTAAAAATGTTCCTGCTTTTGGCTTCCAAACTAATATCTTTGAGCATCAAAATTTGGAAAACCAACTATTTAGCATTATAGCTTTGATAAGTTGTTAGAGTGATTTTTGCTATGATAAAATTTCAAGTTTTCCAACTACAGCCCCAACTGTAAACTTAAAATTAATAATAAAGCAAAGGCCCGTATCTAAAAGAAAATGAAAGAACTTAATAGCATCATGAATTTTTCTCTTTCTGATTTACCCACTTTTTCCATAAAAGAAAATCAAAATTTTCAACTTGGAATAGGCAATTTTCATTACTCAGATCTTTATAAACCTGAGAAGCTACAAGAGTTGGCAGATTTGTTTTACAAAAAAGTAAAAGAAGATGCTCCAGAACTTTGGCAAATTTGGGAACCATATTTGGCTAGTGCAGGAAAAAATCACACTCTAACACCAAAAGCAGAATCTGACATAATTGTTAGAATGGCTCAACAATTAGGCACATTTTTAGAAAAGCTTTTTCCTGTTGGAGAAGAAACAGAGAAAATAAAAGCACAAACAGAACGAGAAAAATTAGTTATGCAACTAAAGCGTAATTTTATGTCTCGCTCTATGAAAAAATATACTTTGGCACAGTTGCCAGAGCTAGATCTTGTGTTACTTCGTACCCAAGCCCAGGTTTTGCAACAAGTGGCTTTTGCTGATACTCTTTGGGAAGTTGATGCAGAGTTTGGTATGGCTCAAATGGTTGTAACGCTAGTTAATTGGGAAAAGGAATATGATAAACACTTTATTAATCCTGCTAAAAACCCTTTAATTGAAGCTAGCCGTGAAAGTGTCACCAACCTTCATAAAGTGCTGCAAAATCAAGCAATAATGCAAGTTTTATTATTAGATTGTGAGTTAACAGAAAAGGAACTTGAAACTTATCCAGCAGAAACTGTTGCAGCACGAAGTGAACATAAATTTATTAAGCGTCTTTTGACTATGTTAGAAGCTTGGTCGTTTGTACGTTATCACTCATCAGAAACTCATCATGAAGTTGCAGATTGGCTTTCTTATAAACATCCAGAAAATCTTGAATATCAACAACTTGTTAAGCTAAATCGCCCTAAAAAAGATTTGCAAGAAATGTTTTTTGGCCCAGAAAAACTTTTACGCCGTCGAGATGGCTTTAAGCTAACAGACCGACGAAATAACTTTAAGCAGGTCTATCATGAAGTAGATTATTGTCTTTATTGTCATGAACGTGAGAAAGATTCTTGCTCGAAAGGCTTTGTAGAAAAGGATCTTAGCTATCGTAAAAATCCGCTTAATATTCCATTAAAGGGCTGTCCTTTGGATGAAAAAATCTCTGAAGCACATCTCTTAAAACGTGATGGACATTCCCTAGCAGCACTAGCAACAATAATGATTGATAACCCAATGGCACCCGGTACAGGCCACCGGATTTGTAACGATTGTATGAAAAGCTGCATTTTCCAAAAACAAGAGCCTGTCAATATCCCTCAAGTTGAAACCGGAGTTTTAACCGATATACTTAATTTGCCTTATGGATTTGAAATCTACGGCTTGCTAACACGTTGGAATCCGCTAAATGTTCGCCGTCCTTATATGCTTCCCTACAATGGAAAAAATGTTTTAGTAGTTGGAATGGGGCCAGCAGGCTACACCCTAGCACATTATTTACTTAATGAAGGGTTTGGAGTCGTTGGAGTTGATGGACTAAAAAATTGAGCCATTACCAAAAGAATTAACTGGCGATGAAAAAACTTTTCCCCAGCCAATTCAAAATATTCAAGAATTTTGTAAAGAGCTAGACGAGCGTATTTTATTAGGCTTTGGCGGTGTTTCAGAGTATGGAATTACAGTCCGCTGGGATAAAAATTTCCTATTTATGATTTATTTAACTTTAATGCGTCGCAAAACGCTTAAACTATATGGAGGTGTCCGGTTTGGCGGAACATTTTCAATAGAAGACGCATGGGAAATGGGTTTTGACCATATTGCTATTGCTACTGGGGCTGGTAAACCTACCATTGTACAAATGAAAAATAATTTGATTCGTGGTATTCGCAAAGCTTCAGACTTTTTGATGGCACTTCAATTAACAGGGGCTTATAAAAAATCTATCCTTGCCAATCTCCAAGTCCAACTTCCAGCAATTGTTATTGGTGGTGGGTTAACTGGTATTGATACAGCAACGGAGCTTTTTGCTTATTATCCTATCCAAGTTGAAAAAACTTTAGATCATTTTGAAAAAATGTCTCAAGAACTTGGAGAAGACCGAATTTGGTCAATGCTAAATGAGGAAGAAAAGCAGATTCTACAAGTATTTTTAGACCATGGTCGTCAAATCCGGGAAGAACGTTTACGCGCTCGCCGCATAGGTGAAGAGCCTAATTTTGTCCCGCTAGTTCGTTCTTGGGGTGGGGTTTCCTTAGTTTACCGTAAAACTTTGGTTGATTCTCCTGCCTATAGATTAAATCACGAAGAAGTAATCAAAGCCTTAGAAGAAGGCATTGCATTTATAGAAAATCTTAGCCCTGTTGAAGCAATTCCTGATAAATATGGTGCTGTATCTGCCCTACGTTTTGAACGAGCAAAATTAAATGAAGAAGGCAAATGGCAACAAAGCGGTGAATTTGTAACTTTACCAGCTAAAACAGTCTGTGTTGCAGCAGGTACTAGCCCAAATATTATTTATGAGAAAGAGCGACCTGGCACATTTAAGTTAGATAAATGGAATCAATTCTTTGCTGGCTACAAAGAAGAAGTTGATGAAAATGGACAAATTAGTCTTGTTGCTGGTGCTGGAGATGAAGCTTTCTTTACTTCTTATGAAAAAGATGGTCATTACATTAGTTATTATGGTGATAATCATCCTGCCTATGCTGGAAATGTTGTAAAGGCTATGGCTTCAGCTAAACACGGCTATTTACACGTTTGCAAGATTTTTGCTAAAGACTTAGCTAATTTAGACCCAACTAAACAAGCAGAGAGAGACGAAAGATTCCAAACTTTAGTTGATAAATTAAATGATGAGCTAACAGCAGAAGTTGTTAGAGTTGATAGACTTACCTCTACAATTGTTGAAGTTATTGTTCGCGCACCATTAGCAGCTAGAAAATTTGAACCAGGCCAATTTTACCGCTTACAAAACTTTGAAGTAGATAGTGAAGTTATAGATGGTTCTACTTTAATGATGGAAGGTCTAGCCTTGACAGGTGCTTGGGTAGACAAAGAAAAAGGCTGGCTTAGTATGATTGTACTAGAAATGGGTGTTAGCTCGCGTCTTTGTGCTAGCTTACGACCAGGACAAAAAGTTATCGTCATGGGGCCAACTGGCGCACCTACAGAAATCCCTGAAAATGAAAAAGTTATGTTGGTTGGTGGCGGTCTTGGAAATGCTGTACTTTTCTCTATTGCCGAAGCACTACGTAAAAATGGAAATTGGGTAATTTATTTTGCTGGTTATCGTAAGGCTGGTGATATGTACAAGCGCGAAGAGATTGAAAAAGCTGCTGATATGGTAATTTGGTCTGTAGATGCTGGCGAAATGATCCCTACTAATGAAAATCGACCTCAAGACCGAACTTTCCGAGGCAATATTGTTCAAGCTATCCAAGCTTATTCAAGTGGTGAAATGGGTCAAACCCCAATGCAACTTTGTAAAATTGACCGAATTATTGCTATTGGTAGCGATAGAATGATGGCAGCCGTTAAAGATGCCCGTAGTAGCATTTTGGCTGAACAATTTAGCCCTAATCATATTGCTATTGGAAGTATTAACTCACCTATGCAATGTATGATGAAAGAAGTTTGCGCTCAATGCCTACAAAAGCATATTGATCCTGATACAGGAAAAGAAAGTTTTGTTTTCTCCTGCTTTAATCAAGATCAAAAGCTAGACCTAGTAGATTTTCCTAATCTAAATGATAGGCTACGAGCAAATTCTTTGCAGGAAAAGTTATCTAATTTGTGGCTAGATTATCTGTTGCATAAAAAGCAGATAATGTTAGTATAGAAGCAGATTTTTTTGTTAGGGAAAACCATTTTTCCCTAACAAAACTGTAATTTTGCCTAAAGTATAAGTAGTGTAGTAGGTAAAAAATTGATTGAGTGGGTAAGAAAAAAACAACAACTAATAGGTAGTTTAGGTCTACTTTCTTCCACAAAAGAAAATTTAGAAGGTCTGCTCTCTGATGATCAACAAGTTAGAATTGTTAGCCTTAATGCACATTGTGGAAAAAAGCTAGAACGGATTATTGATGAATTACAAAAACCTAGACTAGCTCTAGGAGATGTTATTTTACTTCAAGAAGTTGAAGAAAAACTTCGCTTAAACCAAACAGAACTTCTAGCTAATAGACTTGGCTATCATGCTTGTTATTTACCTGCCCGCTTAACTCGTCGGGGTACACACGGCCTAGCAATCCTTAGCCGCTACCCGATGACAGATATAGAAATCCTTCCACTACCTCGTTATGAAAGATTAATTAAAACCCGTAGTCGTGTTGCAATGGGTGCAACTATACTAGTTGGTAGTGAAAAAATCCGGGTTTATAACGTCCATTTAGACACACATATCAATGCTCTAAAACGTAGAGAACAACTTTATCCTGTGATTTCTGCTTCAAATGAGCATTATCATATTCCAACAATCATTGCTGGAGACTTTAACACTTTTCGACCTCGACACACTTCATATTTAGATGAAATGCTAGCCGATGCTGGCTTTTTCTCACCCTTCTTATTTGGCTCTCATTACACAGCTAAGTTTCTTTTCTGGCGACCTCAATTAGACTGGATTTACACACGTAATTTACAAATTACTAGGGCTAATGTTGAACAGGAAAGTAACTGCTCTGATCATCGTCCGCTTTGGGCTGATGCAGTTTTACCTAGCAGCGAACTTTCTTTAATGTCAAGATAAAACTTAAAGTGAGGTAAGTTTTTATGTCCGCTATTAAAACTTTAATGACAGCAAATGAATTATTACAAATGCCAAAAGATGGTTTTAGATATGAGCTAATCCAAGGAGAATTAAGGAAAATGTCCCCAGCCGGAGGTAAACATGGCGTTTTAGCAATGAGATTTGGAGCAAAATTAGGTATTTTTGTAGAGGATAATGATTTAGGCACAGTTTATGCAGCAGAAACAGGTTATAAAATAAAAACAAATCCAGATACTGTAATAGCACCTGATGTTAGCTTTATTAGCAAAGAGCGTTTACCAGAATCAGAAATTCCTGATGGTTACTTAACTTACTGTTCCTGAATTGGTTATTGAAGTCATTTCCCCTAATGATGCTAAAAAAGAGGTTGAAGAAAAAGTTCAAACTTGGCTTGATTTTGGTGTTAGCGTTGTTATTTTAATTAACCCCAAAAAACGCGTTGTAACAGTTTATCGCTCTTTTACTAGCTTTATCACCTTACAAGAAAATGATATGTTAGTTTTAGATGATACTGTTACAGGATTTTCTTATCCCATCTCCAAACTTTTCTTAAAAGAAAAAGCATAAATAACTAATTAGTTTTCTACTAAGCTTTTTGATCTGCTGCTGCAAGTTTGCGTTTTTTATGGTATCTATAAGCAATAAAAGCTATTATCGCTCCACCAATAATAAATATTTTTGCTTGTCCAACTAATTTTAATACATAAGGTAAATTGCTAGCTAAGTGATAACCAAGTTGGGTCATAATAAACACCCAAACTACTGCACCTGTAGCGTTATAAAACATAAAACGTCCAACAGGCATACGAGCAGCACCGCTTAAAGGGCCAGCTGCCCAACGAAGTCCAGCAATAAAACGCGCAACAAATACAGTTTTGTCTCCATAACGCTCAAAAAAACCTTCTAAATTGTTTAATTTGGCTTCTGTTAGCCCTACGTATCTACCATAGCGTAAAATCAAAGGTCTGCCGCCTCGTCTACCTATCATATAGCCGATATTGTCGCCAAGAATAGCACTAACAATGCAGACGATTACAGCCACTTCATAATTTAGCCATTTTTCATGTGAAGCATAACCAGCCAAAATAACAGGGGATTCTTCTGGCACAGGCACACCCATATTTCCTAACATAACTAGCGCAAAAATTGTGTAGTAACCATATTTTTTAATTAATCCTGCAATAACATCTATTGTTAAATGTTTGTGAACTTCAATAGCTGCAACAATTAATACAGATAGGACACCTAATAAAATAAAAATAACAATAGCTGCACGAATTTTATTAGCTTTAATTAGCTCAATAATATTTTTTAATTGTTCTTTCATTAAATCCTCGTAAATTTAGCCGCGTCTAATTCCTGCTCTAAGAATTTTTTGTTTATCAATTTCCCCTGTATCTTGTGGCAGTAATTTACATAGCTCAATAATATGATCTTTTAACTGCTCCCATTTTTCTTGGTCTAAAGCCTCACGAGCTTGACTAAAATGTTTTTCTGCTAGCTCTTTATTGGTAAAAACAAAATGAGGTTGGCTTAAATGCTCTAAAGTTTCTTTCCAAAAATCATTTTGCTTAAATCTGACTCTCCAACTAAGTGACTCTAGCTCACTACGAACTTTCTCTAAACCTGTTTCATCTTCGCGCTCAACATAACGTTCAGCTTCTCGGCAAAGTAGCTCAAGTTCTTTCTTTTCTAGCTTATTGCCCCATTTTTCTAGCACCATTTGAGCATCAGCTTTTTCCCATTCAAACTTGCGAAGTGCAAAAAGCATTTTTCCTTCCGTCTGAAGCGTTCTTTCTATATCTCCCATTCGTCCGCGCACTTCACGAAATTCTTCAAAAACTACTCTAGCATCTCCTGGATCTTGTACTTCTGGATTAGCTAGATGGCGATGACCAGATAAATAGATGTCTTCAAGTTTAGCTCTTAATGCTTTTAGCTCTTTTTTTAGAGAAAGCAAGTCTATTTCTTCAGCCATTGATTCTAAGTTATTTAATTTATGGAAGTAACGGTCTAGCTCAAATTGGATTTTTTTAACCTTTTCAATTACTTTTTCTTTGCTTTCATCAGGAATATAAACACCTTGTGAAAAATGCTGGTTTAAAATTGGGACAAATGCTTCTACTTCCATAAGTCGAGATGTATTTATAGCAATGCTTAACTCTATGTCTGAGCCTTCTGGCAAAGGTCGGCGGATATGTGCAGCACTAATTTTTAATGCTCCTACCCAAATATTTGCTTCTGGATCTGGCGATTCACCTTCCCAAATTTTAATAGCAATATAGTCTTCTGGCTGGCTTGGTCTAAGGGTTTTATCAGCTTTGCAATGAACAATTGTTTGTGCTGGAAGCGGGGTAGAGCGAGGAAAAATTTTTTCTACTACAGTAGAGCCATCTAAACGAACAAATTCAGCCCCAATTGAATGTGGCAAAGGTGGTTCAGACAGTACTAGGCCATGACGAATAGCAAAAGAGTCTGGATTAACAGCTAAAATATTGCCTTTTTCATCTCTAAGCGAAATTTGGAAATTAGTTGTTTTTTCTATTAAAAGTTGGACATTGGTTTCAAAATAGCCATCAACAACAGGTAGCCATCCACTTGTCCAATGTTTACTGTCCGACTCAATCAACACTTCTAACTTAGCTGTTGTAGAGTCTAAAATTTGACCAGCAACCAAACAACTAGTCTCAGGCCAAACGCTTTCATGAGCTAAATCAATATTTATAGCGTTGCTTTTTGTTAAATTAATTTTTGGTGTTTGTTTAGGTAGCGTTCCAGCGTAAATTGCTGCACCTCTAGCAACTACCGTCATTGGATCAATACTAAAATCTAGGGGAACGTTTAATTCTGCGCTCAACATATCTCGAATAATTGGCATTTGAGTCGGGCCACCAACCAAAATAATTTTAGCTATGTCTGTTGTGCTAATTCGTGCATCATTGATCGCTTGATGACATAACTGGATGGTTTTAGCTATAAGCGGCTCTACCAAAGGGTTTAAGTCCTTTCTAGTAATTTCTAGCTCTGTTTCAATTTCCTTTGAATCTTCATCCGCGCCAACATTAAAAATGCTAACAGTAACTTTTTCTGCAAAACTTAAATCGATTTTAGCTTGCTCGGCTTCTCGATGAAGGATTTGAATTAACCGACGATAAGACGAAATTGCTTTGCTAACATCTGGTAAATTAAAAGATTGCTGTAACTTAGGCCAAAAGAGTTTTCTAACCAATAGACGATCAAAATCTAAGCCTCCAAACATATTATTTCCACGATGTTCTAAAACGGTAAGTTGACCTTCTTTAGTAGAAACTACTGCAATGTCAAAGGTTCCTCCGCCTAAATCATAAACTAAACACCGCATATCCTCATATCAGGGCTAATTCCATAAGCAATAGCGGCTGCAATAGGTTCTTGGAGAAGCGGAGATTCTGCTAAACCTGCTAAATTAGCAGCGCGAGCCGTTGCTTCACATTGCAATTGTCCAAAAGCCGCAGGAACAGTTATCACTGACGAAGAAATTTGCTCATCACTAGCTTGGCGAGCATCTTCTAACACAGATTTTAGGACTTCAGCAGACAACTCTTCTGCTGTCAAAGATTTATTAGCTGCCTTAAAATACCTTGGATCGCTTTGTCCCATCCAACGCTTAAAACCGCTGTCTACATTTTCAAAATCTTCATAGAGAAGTTGA includes:
- a CDS encoding Hsp70 family protein, translated to MSNTINYGIDLGTTNSAIAKYENNDVKVFKNRDQMDVTPSVVRIEKSGRIIVGKRAYQLLYEDFENVDSGFKRWMGQSDPRYFKAANKSLTAEELSAEVLKSVLEDARQASDEQISSSVITVPAAFGQLQCEATARAANLAGLAESPLLQEPIAAAIAYGISPDMRICGV